The segment AGCGACGAGACCGCCGCGCGGATAGCCGACGCGGCCGACGGTGGCGCGCAGGTACTCGTCACCGCCTTCTCGGGAATCGCCGACGTGGACGACCACGTGCGACTCGGCGGCTACCCGGGCGCATTCCGTGACCTGCTCGGCGTGCGCGTCGAGGAGTTCTTCCCGCTCGCCGACGGGGAAGCCCTGACTCTCGACGACGAGACCCTCGGCGAGATCTGGAGCGAATACCTGACCGCCTCGGAGGACGTCGATGTACTGGCACGGCACACCCAGGGCCATCTTCGGGGCGTCCCCGCATTGACCAAGCGCACCGTCGGTACCGGCGCTGCCTGGTATGCGGCCACCGTTCCCGACGCGACAGGCTGGGCCGCACTGACCGACAAGCTCTGCGTTGCGGCCGATATCGACACCCGACGCGACCTCGGATCGGACGTGGAAATTGTCCGACGGTCGGCAGGGGAGCAGTCCTGGCTCTTCGTACTCAACCACGGAACCGATAAGGTCAGCGTGCCTGCCTCGGGTACGGACCTGGTCGGCGGTACCCAGATCGACGGTGAACTCATCCTGGCCGCAGGTGGCAGTGCTGTGATCGCCGAGACCCGCTGATGCTCGCCCACCAGCGTCAGCAGAAGATCCTGGACCAGGTGACGGCCGAGGGTGCGGTCAAGGTCGCAGATCTCGGCGCGGCACTGTCGGTGTCGGACATGACCATTCGACGCGACGTCAACGAGCTCGTCGCCCGCGGTCTGGTCGAGCGGGTGCACGGCGGCGTGACGCTGCCGCGATCGGCGAGTGTGTTCGAGCCGGGGTTCTCGGCCAAGTCCGAACTCGATCGAGATGCCAAGGCCGCCATCGCCCGTGCCGCTGCACGATTCGTGCGGCCCGGGACTTCCATCGGCATCTCCGGTGGCACCACGACGCACGCACTCGCGCAGGAACTGCTCGATGTCCCGAACATCACCGTCGTCACCAACTCCCTGCCCGTCGCCGATGTCTTCCACACCGGTGGCCGGTCGGATCAGACGGTGCTGCTCACCGGCGGACAACGCACGCCGTCCTACGCGCTCGTGGGACCGCTGACGGTCAGTGCCCTGCAGAGTATCCACCTGGACATGCTGTTTCTCGGAACACACGGTGTGGACATCGAATCCGGGCTCACCTGCCCCAATCTCATGGAAGCACAGACCAATCAGGCACTTGTCGCGTCGTCTCGACGCGTCATCGTCCTCGCCGACCACACCAAGTGGGGTGTTCGCGCGCTGGCCAACACCATTCCGCTTTCGCGTGTCGACGTGTTCGTCACCGATGCCGGACTCGACCCCGGCGTCCACGAGGCGTTGTCCGAGACGGTCGACGACGTGGTGATCGCCGGAGAGCACTCCC is part of the Rhodococcus sp. SBT000017 genome and harbors:
- a CDS encoding DeoR/GlpR family DNA-binding transcription regulator; translated protein: MLAHQRQQKILDQVTAEGAVKVADLGAALSVSDMTIRRDVNELVARGLVERVHGGVTLPRSASVFEPGFSAKSELDRDAKAAIARAAARFVRPGTSIGISGGTTTHALAQELLDVPNITVVTNSLPVADVFHTGGRSDQTVLLTGGQRTPSYALVGPLTVSALQSIHLDMLFLGTHGVDIESGLTCPNLMEAQTNQALVASSRRVIVLADHTKWGVRALANTIPLSRVDVFVTDAGLDPGVHEALSETVDDVVIAGEHSPDTNEERALDDRA